The Anas acuta chromosome 1, bAnaAcu1.1, whole genome shotgun sequence genome segment CTTCACCTGGAAAGGTCACGGCACAACACCCCtcattttccagcatttttctAAGGAGCCTTTTGCAGGGAAAGGAGCAATTCCAGTGGCACGGGGGTGGATTTCGGTGGCATTAAAATGTCCCAGCTCACACCGCTATCGTGACTGTCTCCATCCCCAAAGCCTTGCACGAGGCTCTGCACCTTTCCCCGTGCAAAAACTCCCTCTTTGCACTCATGGAGCAAGACTTGAAAATGTGCCCAGGAGCGGCACAAAGGCcataagatgatttttttttaattttttttaaattaaaaaaaataataataatcactttTATGCCTTTGGATCTTCCCCTGTAAAAGACAAGGGGCAACGTATGTTGCTGATCGCCCGTTTAAGGCTGGCCAGCGCTGAAAGTGTTTCTACGACACCTCCGGTCACAGAAACCTCAGCCCAAAAGCGCTGCCCACAAACCACgaggaaaaagcaagaaaacccCATGGAGAGTCGGATTTGGGAtgtgtggggaggaggaggagagccttCAGCCTCGTTTGGGGGACCCCGAGCCTCCTGTGGACGTGCTGTGAGCGTGAGCCAAAGCCCTGGCTGCCCTTTTATTCCAGCCCTTGctaaaaagccaaaaaaagcaacagtggTGGCAAAAATTGGGCATCAGAGGGCTCCAGGGCTGGACCCACATCCCTGGGATGCAGCCCCCAAAATACCATGGGCATCATCAaagtggggaaggggaggcaaCGCCGCAGAGCCGGCGGCTACGTGCTGGTGGCACGAGCCTTCAGTGCTCTTCGGAAGCCTTGGGAAGAAAATGTGATGGTCCAGATTGATTTATTGGGAGCAAATTGTAGCAATCCCAACCTAAATCTCATCGCAAGGACACGGGGATGCTGTGGAAGAGGACACAACGGTGCGCACAGATCATCCACCCCAAAGCGCCCCATCCCttgggggatggaggaggatgggggtgtccttggggtgctgggggctcagcTTTGGGGTCTGCACCTCGGAAAAGCTTCAGCCCAGCTGGAGGGAGGCCAGGGAACAGCGgctgcaaaaggaaagaggGGAAAGGGTGAATTCCACACCCGCAGCTGGGTCCCGAGCTGGTTTGGGGCTGGGACATGCAGGCTGCGCATATCGGGCTCCCCGTCCTTCGGTGCCAGAGCAGACACAGCCTCGTGCTTAAATAATTCATGGCATAAAATTTGATGTGTTCCTGAACCTATTCCTCCCCTGCCACCCCTCCCTGGCTTTCTCTGGCTGCCGTCGTTTGCTGACACTTTAAATATAGGATTTGTCCTTCCTGACAGCCCGATGTAGGGTGGTCGGGAGCAGGCGCAAGGCACCCGCTCACCCCGGCATCCAAAACGCACCCGGTCCCTGCAGAATCCAGGGGACGTTCAGGGAATCccgatggggaaaaaaaaaaaaatcctttggggaaaaaggattttaaaaagtgGGGTGTGAGATcaggggagggaagagcagaaaagacaaaaaaaagagcagaaaagccaagaaaaatggaaatctgCCCAGGCTGGGGGTTATTATTGCAAGCCCAGCTCGGGTCCCTGGAGGTTTTTGGCACCCCAAGGGGTTCAGCACCCACACCCTGATCCCTGGGCTGCTCGGCTGCCTCTGCACCCCAAAAAATTGGTGTCGATCCCAGAGCTGTGCCCCATGGCCAGGAGCTCGcatcccccctccccgtccacagcagccccccggccctggcaggacagaggcagGCTTTGCAGGCAGGAGCTCTGATTAGAGCAGCTGATACAAGAAGGaaggtggaaaataaaataaataataaaataaaataaataataaaataaaataaaataaaataaaataaaataaaataaaataaaataaaataaaataaaataaaataaaataataaaataaaataaaataaaataaaataaaataaaataaaataaaataaaataaaataaaataaaataaaataaaataaaataaaatataaaataataaagccgGGAGGAAATAACAGAGCCTGATGCCAGCTTTTTTTATTCTGAGTGCCCGGTGGCAGCCGCCGCTCTCCGGGCTGCGGAGCTCGGGGATGCTgcggggacctggggacacccccgggcGGAGGGGACCGGGGTGGCCCCGAACCTGTCCCCCCGGCTTGGAGGGGGCCGGGACAGCCCCCGGCAATTCCCTGGGCTGCGAAAACCGGGACAGCCCCAACCCTGCCCGCGGTGGaaagggacagggacagcccCGGGACGATCCCCGGGCTGGGAGGGATCCGAGCAGccccgagccgagccgggctgaACCGAGCCGGGCTTAGCCGAGAAAAGCTGAACCGAGCCAGGCTGAGCCGAACTGGGTTGAACCGAGCCGGGCTGAGCCTAACTGGGTTGAACCGAGCCGGGATGAACCAAGCTGGGTTGAACCAAGCCGGGCTGAACGCAACCGggctgagccgagccgagcTTGACCAAGCCAGGCTGAGCCTAGCCGAGCCGGACCAAGCCACCTTGATCTGATTCGTGCTGAATGGAGCCGggctgagccgagccgagccgagccgagcagCAGCACCGCACCCCCGACGGCAGCCGCCCGCCGCTCTCCTCCgcccagcccgcagcccccccgtcctccccccactcctcctcctcctcctctcctccccctcctcctccccctctccttcctcccctcctcctcctcctcctcctcctcccgcccccaGCCCGATTTGGGCAGCGGCGCGCCCGGCGCTTCCAGCAGAGCCTCCGGCTGCGCGCAGCGAGCTGCGGAGCCTGCTCGGCCCCGGGGGGGCAGGAAGGGAGGCAGCTCGgctccccccccggccctgccctgcccgacATCCCCCCCTGCATGCCCGGGTGCCGAGCATGGCCCGCAAGCAggcgcgggcggcgggcgggcgctgGTTGCCCTGGCTGGGGCTCGCCTTGCTGCCCCTGGCCgtgccccccgccgccgcccccgggggctgcccgtcCCCCTGCTACTGCGTGGCCACCCCCGAGCTGGTGCAGTGCCGCTACGAGCGGCTGGACGAGCCGCCCAGGGAGCTGCCGGCCTCGGTGCACAACCTGAGCATCACCGGCAGCAACCTGAGCGTGCTGCGCAAAGCCGCCTTCACCACCACCCACCCGCTGCCCGACCTCCGCCTGCTCCGCCTGCGCCACGACAACATCCAGGCCATCGAGGACATggccctgcaggggctgccggCCTTGAGGACCCTCGACCTGAGCCAAAACCCTTTGATTTCGGTGGCTCCGGGCGCTTTCTCCGGCGCCCCGCTGCTGCGCACGCTGCAGCTCAACCAGGCGCTGCTGGCCGCCccgctggaggagcagctcgCCTTGGCGCTGCGCAACCTCAGCCTGCGGCGCCTGGAGCTGGCGGGCAaccggctgcaggagctgcccttcGCCCTCCTGCCCGCCGGCTTGGAGGAGCTGGACCTCCGCAACAACTCCCTGCAGCGGCTGGCGGCCGCCGAGCTGCGGAGCTTGGAGGCTCCGGGCTTGCGGGGGCTTCGGGTGTCCCTAGGAGCCAACCCGTTGCGTTGCGATTGCGCCCTGCGCCCGCTGCTGCTTTGGCTACGCTCCTCCGCCACCCGCGTGCTCGACGCTCGAAGCCTGCGCTGCTCCGGGCCTCCTCCGTTACGCGGCACCGCGCTGCTGCGCCTGCGGCCCGAAGGGTTGGGCTGCGGGGCCTCGGAGGGTGGAGAGGCCGGGAGGCTGGAGACGGCCTCCTACGTCTTTTTCGGCATCGTGCTGGCCCTCATCGGCATCGTCTTCCTCATGGTGCTCTACCTGAACCGCCGCGGCATCAAGCGTTGGCTGCACAACCTGCGGGAAGCTTGCCGAGACCAGATGGAGGGCTACCACTACCGCTACGAGCAGGACGCCGATCCACGCTGCGCCAGCACCGCCGGCACCCCCGGCCTCTGACAGCACCCCAAAAATCCGCCCAACGCTGCCCCTCGACGCCTCCATCCCCGGCATCCTCCTCGATCCCATCCCGGTGCCGCGGCGCCGCTCCGGAGGCAGAGCCACCCCTGGGGGTGCTGCGCATGCCCGCGTTGGGGTGCGTCCGAGTGGGCAGCATCCCACTTTGGAGGGCTCCAAACTGGCTCATCCTGCGCCCtgctccatcccatcccactgGAACAGATCCTCTCCCCCGTCCCCGTGCACGTGTGGGCGAAGCGAGGGCCGGGACAGAGCCGTGGTGGCCCCATGGATTTGGAGCCGGTCCCCGTGTCGGACTCGCAGCGCACACGTGAGTTTTGGGCACATCCCGGGGAGCTGCGGGCCGTACCTGAAACTGTCCTGGACGTTCCCAGAGCCCGGACTCGACTTTGACCATGTACAGCTCTTTCCTATTAGATTTGTATTTGACTAAGGCAAAACTTCGcttggtttctctttttttttttttctttcccctttttgtttcttgctcCGCACCTGGAGGAAAAAGCACGGGCCGGCTTCTCTCCCCGCGTAACAATGTGCTTTTCCGAGCCCATTGACcgcttttcctttctttggcaCCAAATTCCATCTCTTCCCAGGCACAAAACGACGCAGCCGTGTGGGAATCGCCTCCGCGGGCTGCGTGCATGTTCCCCGGGGCACGCGGGGGCAGCTCGTTTCGGACCCTAACCCAGCTCCTAGACTAGGCTGCCTCACCACTTCGTAATTTCAAACGAGCGAAGAAAATGCTCCGGCTCTAGCGCACCTGCCCGTGTTTGCTTTAGAACCGTGCCTGTTACTATATCCTACAGCAAATATATCAAAAGCTGCATCCTTTGTATCGTCTGTTCTCTCTCAAGCTTCTTGCAGGGGGTCCCGGATACCCGCTGGTTTTTGCGCTTGGTTCTccaaaggcaggcagcagccgcGGGCTCCCTGGAAGCGCTGAGTTTTGCTGGCGCCCAAAAACTTCTTCTCCTGGGCTGCTCGGGGGAGGCAGGGCGCTTTGGTGGGGTTTGTGCACGGAGCCAGCCCTGGTTAGGGAGGCAGGGGCTTGGTAAATCATCCGGAGAGCAGCTTTCCGAAGCGATTTTGCGCTCTGGAGCGTTTGTTCCATAATTCATGAGCACCTagagctgcagggagaagcagcGCGGGGCTGCGACTCGCAGGGTTTCCAAATGAAGCCAGAGCTCGTGGGAAGTGGCTCCTTAAAATTCTGTGCCCGGAGGCTCAGCATCCTCggagggctggggacacccTCGGTGCGTCCTCGGTGCCCGTATCGCCGGCTGCTTGGGGATGCCGGGCAGCACTGCTGGTTTGGCAGGGTTTTTGCAGGTACGCAGCGTGTCGGgcttaaaaataaggaaaaaaaagcagctggggtgttttgggggctTTCTGCCCCCCCTGGGGGTGcagtgtgtgtgcgtgcactCAGCTCCTGTTCATCCAGCAGAACTCTGCCAAGGGGCAGCGCAATTTTTTCTGTGCCCAGAGCCCCGGGAAGGACGGGACCCGGCGCAGGGTGCTTTGCGTTTCCTCCCtttgcattttctccctttttattttcccccttttgcaAGCCCGGCGCCGAGGCAGGTGAGCCGGCAGGGACAGGAGAGGTGGTGCAGAGAGGGTGGGTGCGTGCTGAGCCAGGGAAAAGGCTGCGAGTTAAACCATCCCACCACCCCGCCCGATGAATTACCGGGGAGATTTGGAGAGGAGAAACCCCAGCCCTCGTTCCTTGTCCACTTTCCCACCTCATCCCATTTTCCCACCCCTGCAACCCCCCCTTGCAACCAAAACACGGTGCCCGAGCAATAAAAGGGGCAGGAGGGTGGATTTGGACACCTGGCCGCAAACCCTGCAGGGCAGCAACGACCTGGTCCCCCCCCCGATTTTGCACGGGCTGCGAGCAGTTGTGTAATTAAGCAGCTGGAGGAGCGTAATTCTCGTGTCTCGTTACCATGAACGTAATTCTGCACAGCTCATAGCCCCCCGGTGCCAATCCAGGAGGATTATCCCATGGCCGGGGCCTGCTGGCAGATCTTTGGATTAGGGAGATGGAGACTTGTTGGCCAAACGAGGCTCAAAACGTGTTTTTTGGTTGCATAAACCCAGAGGTACACCAAGAGGGCTGGAATTGCTGCAATTTTTCCGCATGGGCTCTGCGAGGCTGATAAACCCCCCCCCATGGCTCTCAGCACCCCAAACCTCCACCCCCAGCTGCTCTAAGACCCAGCAAAAGCTCCCAAATTtggttttcctcccttttttccccccaacccCATGTGTTTTCGGTGCTCGGGGCTGCAGGGTTTGGCAGAATCTCTGCCCCAAGATCTGTTGTAGGCAGGGTCAGGAGTTGCCCCTTGCTGGCTGGCTGCAAGGCAGGGCCATGAAATGGGGCAAAAAATGGtgcttttggagctgtctgTGTGGATCCAGGATGGGACCCAGGGAGGTGTACAGGACAGGACAGATCGGGGCTGTCACCATGTGCCCAAGGCCAGCGCAGCAAGGAAAAGCACCATGGGGCAGGAAAAAGAGGAACGGTGACAAATGGGATGAAAACTGCTCCCCTTGCTCCAGAGGATCATTAATTCTTTAATAGCCCCATTCCTGGGGCTAATTTTGGTGAGCTAGGGGGAGGATGGAGGCCAGAGCAGGGAACAGAGGGGGTTCAGCCTtgggaagcaggaaaaaaaggaacaattcCTTGGCAGACTTCTCTGGGATGAGGTCTGCAGCTGTCCCTAAAGGGATGCAGGAGCCCTCCTGGGTGTGATGCTGTGCCCCTGTTTTATACCAACCTTCATGGTTTtaaaaaagccttaaaatacCGAATTTGTACAAATTTGTGTTTGTACATTACGCAATTGTAGCCTGCAGGCTCACAAACAGCCTCACCCTCCTCTcgccagctccctgctgggagGTTAAGGTTCCTAGGACAAACTCACCCCAAAACATCAGCTTCTTAATTGCCCTATGGCCCCAAATGTCCTCCTAAGCCTGCACCTGATCAATTTGCATCTTTCTTAGGAGCACGGTCCCCTCGATCTCCTTTTTGTGCCATATATCCCAGCCTTTCTCTCCTGCATTTATGAAGACAGTGTCTTAGGTTATCCCGAGCAATCAGGAGCTGCAGACATGGGGAGCTGTTCCTTCCTCTGATTCctgcctaaaaaaaaagaaggaaaaaaaacgtGGTTCACAAATCCTACACCATCAGGAGGGGGAAATCTCCCACCAGCTTTAGGAAACGCTGTTGTCCGTGAAGCTTGGGGTGGCAGGGACCCACCTGCAGCTGGGTAGGAGGATTTGAGGATTTCCCACCAATATGGGGCACAAATCAAGTCCTCCAGGTGGCACACGGTCCGTGTTCCTATTCCAAGGTGGGAACTGTTACCTGCCAGCTGTTTTGGGGGCAATTCcctttgaataaataaaaaaaaaaacacacaggaaacAGGAAGGATTGCTACTACgaagagaatattttattaCCTGTAACACTTCATTCAGCTAAATCCACGTAGCAATACACacagaaatacttcagaaaagtGCAAATTCTCACTCTATTCATAATATGCCCTAGTTTTACAGGAGAACAGACACTGGGTAAACGAGAGCACAGATCCAGAACCCGCCAGGACTCGAGGCAAGGAAGGGAACAATGCGACTTTGGATACTTCAACCACCTGGTACAAAGCTACTACCGAGCACGCAAAAagggtggggaaggagagcaAGCGTCCTGTGCACCAGGGGTCTGGTGGCAAGACGGGTTTTAATCATCCACGTGTCACCACGCAAACAACCCTCCTTGTTTAAGTGGGGAGAACAGAGgggaaaagatgaaataatgacaataatagGGTTAAGATTAAAAAGAACGGCCACTTAAGTCTTTAACTTTATTCACCAGGGCTCACCGGTCCCGGGAAATATCTCATTTCTGCACTGGGCCCAGGAAAGCCTGGTTCTGAGGTGTCCTGAAACCACACCAAATTATTTGCAAAGGGTTTCATCTGTTTCTCAGACACAGGAGCCCCTGTTTAAAGCCTCAGTGCAGAGCTCAGCATCACTGCGGTgtttaaaacagaaaccaaCCTCCCTAATGCCTCAGGAGCCAAAGAGGAGACACCGAGTGCTACCTGAGTGCTGCTACACCAGGGAGCAAGATTTCAGCTTATCTTTAGTTGGAGGATACCTGCAACAGAGCTTGAGATCGGTCAACAACTGCCCAAGGTGGGTAAAAGGCCTCCGGGCAGCGGGCACTGCGTGTTGTAAGTCACCTCTACGTCTGAAACAGAAAGGCAACGAATTTTAGTTCTTATTTGCATCGTTTGCAGTGTAAATTAAGTATTTCCCCTCTTTAGAAAAAGAGTTAGGCATTTAAATTTAGGATATTAGGGGATTGACTCAGGCAAGATGCCAATTCCCTTTCAGCCTAAGGAAAGCAgtcctggctgcagggagggcaaGCAAAGCAGACTGCCCCCACCTCATTTAAACAGGATCCTGTGTCAATAGCAAATGCAAAACGGGGGCTACACAACCTCAAGCTTTATGTGGACCTTCCagttgaactccccagggttaAACAcgctccttccttcttttctacATGAGCCTGTTTGACTCATGCCATGGAAGCATCCTTTAGAGTTGCAGAAGGAGAGACATGAGAATCACTTGAAGCTATCCAAGCCACAGACTGCACACTATATCACAACTAGAATAAAAAAAGTTGGCTAGAAGCTCACGGACATCCAACTTCGCCTGGCAAGTTCCCTGTACTTAAAAAGTTCCTCTCCTAGGCCCTTGCAAGTACAATTTTACCCTATAACTGAGTGAGACAGGGATTAAGCCTGtctcaaaaagagaaaacaaaaacaatcccCCCTAAACGCTAAAAAACAATCAGCAGGATGATTGGAGGTTAAGCTGATGACTTGTTGTAGACCAACTTCTGAAGAGCTGCATTTTAACTGGAAGCACCTAGTGAACCACAGCCAGAACGCATTTGATCGCTCACCTGCTTCCTACTCAAgtttgaaaagcttttgttcTTGCCCGAAAAGGACAGCCAGCAACTGAAGAAGATTGTGCACAAGCCCAACAAACTCTGACACGCTGTACAAGGAAGTTACAGGACACTGAAATAAGAGAATTACAGTCCTTCACAGTAAAAGTAAGGGAAACGAGGCAAAAGGGAGGAGATAAGGGAAATAGTTCCTCAAATGGAACAGTATAAATATATCAAACGGTTCAAATACGGGAGGAGAACGAGGGTAGCAGCAGTTTAAGATCAGCAATAGTTACTATACCCTTAAAATACATTCAATATCTTGTGCCTGTCGCTGTCATTCCAAGAGCACTACTACATCTATAACTTACTGCTCAAACCTATCGACGAGGAGAAACCTAGATCCTTAACTccctgtgttcatttttttactAAAGATATTTATCTTTACTACAGGTATTTAGCTCATGAACAGTAGCCAACTTCTAAGAGCAACGATTTGAAAATATACTCACAGTTCTCTTCCACACTGCATTTATAACTCTTGCCTACTGATAAAGCAGACCTCTGGGACCCTGCAGATTCCTGCACGTTGTAGGAACACAATTATTAACTCACAAGACAACTCCTAACGCTAACTGCTACAACACACGCACAGCTGGCCTCAGGTCACACGTTATGCTTTTTACAGTTCTAACCTTTACTCGTGTTCCAAGCGACTTGTTCTCTTTGAACTGCTCGTAGGGTATTTAACAGCAAAATCCAAACCATCCAAGGTTTTGATTCTGCTGCTGGGCGAAGAAATGGCAAGACCTCCTTCAAATTCAGTGCAGTCAGAGCAGGAGCCGGGTTCGAACCTTTTTGTGAAAACTGAAGGCAAAGCATCAAAGTCATGCCGTCACGCCTCCTGATACCTCCCCAGAGCTGTACAATACAAGGAGTTATACTCTAAGTGTAAATGCTTTCACCCATTTTCCTCATCGCGTCAGTCAcacgtacaatcaggaaaaaaaaaataaaagaggtttTTGGCATTAGATACATTTCACTCCATTGCAGAACATTTTGGAAACGtttcctcttaaaataaaaaataaataaatatcgGTGGTAAATAAGAATTTGTGCAACACAGACTTTCTGCGGTACATGTACATTCACATACAGCAAAAATACTTCTCCACGGTTATAGTGCAAAGCTTCTATCAGCATGAAATACCCGATACCCGCACAGACAGAGAAACCTCGGTGCTCTTTTAAAGCCGTCTGGGTGCAACACATACAAAAACCACTCTGCACGGTCCTACGGCGTCAAGCTGCAAGGGACAAGGAGATGGAGGATAAGTTTAGATATTTAACAGGGGCAAagcaatggttttaaattaagtgCATCTTGGGTTCTTCTCACGTAACCTTCAGTTCAGTTTTtaatctatttcttttctttaattactGTAAAGAGAGCGGACAGATGTCCACAACATCACTGAGTTTATTTTGAAGGCTGTCAGCAATTTAGTAGCCAATGTTAATGAATATTATTCTCAGTTAATCAATATCCAGTTTTTCCTCAGTGTTGTTTCACTTAAAGCATCTTCAAGAGCTTTCCTATGCCAAAACACGGCTTTTGTATTTTGAATTGGTAGACACCTACATGTTTCTGtatcagtattatttttttttctttttagaaaaaaagtgatttaagaGGATCACTTTCTGCTCAAGCAAAGATAGAAAACAGTGAGAAGTAAAAATCGTGCCTTAAAAGAATACAGAAGGTAGTTAATAAGATGTGACAATAAGatttagtaaaaaaaaagtctgaccTCCattctcccccctccttttgtttctttaaatacacAGGCATTATGACTTCAAgccatcaaaaccaaaaaagttCCTAACTGGAATTTTCATACAAAGTTACTGAATTTCTGAaacctttaataaaaataacaatcaaGTCCCTTCAAAGATAtgggactggaaaaaaaaaaaagctataaagcCTGTAGTAGTTACAGCAGGCAATTTAACCAAGAAATGAACAAGTTTCTACTCCTCTGGAAGCCTTGGAAAGGCACCACGGAACTCAAAGAACAGCCTGCAAGTGGAACTGCATGTGTTGCCACTGTCGTTTCACTCTCtggtaaatattttaagatacaCACAGGAAAGAAACACCACACCAAGAGCACCTTTGACAACAGAAGGATACTTAAGTAGCTGAAAAACGTTGTATCGGAACAACTTGTCTAAACAAGATATGCTAAGCACTGGGTTCTACTTCAACACAGTCGGAAATTAAGACCTGTAAGAACACCACCAACATTCACTCAGAACAGCTAGGAAGAAGCAGGCTCTTTTTGTCAGCTTGGGGTGAACGC includes the following:
- the TPBGL gene encoding trophoblast glycoprotein-like, with the translated sequence MARKQARAAGGRWLPWLGLALLPLAVPPAAAPGGCPSPCYCVATPELVQCRYERLDEPPRELPASVHNLSITGSNLSVLRKAAFTTTHPLPDLRLLRLRHDNIQAIEDMALQGLPALRTLDLSQNPLISVAPGAFSGAPLLRTLQLNQALLAAPLEEQLALALRNLSLRRLELAGNRLQELPFALLPAGLEELDLRNNSLQRLAAAELRSLEAPGLRGLRVSLGANPLRCDCALRPLLLWLRSSATRVLDARSLRCSGPPPLRGTALLRLRPEGLGCGASEGGEAGRLETASYVFFGIVLALIGIVFLMVLYLNRRGIKRWLHNLREACRDQMEGYHYRYEQDADPRCASTAGTPGL